A genome region from Mycobacterium florentinum includes the following:
- a CDS encoding MBOE_33420 family protein has protein sequence MTAAAVLAAPVAAASQPVPLNGAYDTFLDHSKQMFNGQPRPSEPSIQPASFTTTCDASGCVAHWLLVNGLADNPTAPTAYDYQWSDDRWVSSADYPFHCDDASLVDARRSDFLMPNGDGSFRGERTFTVGAPGCPGDGPGVYWLPFTLTPG, from the coding sequence ATGACCGCCGCCGCTGTCCTCGCGGCGCCGGTCGCCGCTGCGTCGCAGCCCGTCCCGCTCAACGGCGCGTACGACACCTTCCTCGACCATTCGAAGCAGATGTTCAACGGCCAACCGCGGCCCTCGGAGCCGTCGATACAGCCGGCCAGCTTCACCACCACGTGCGACGCATCCGGTTGCGTTGCGCACTGGCTGCTGGTGAACGGGCTGGCCGACAACCCCACCGCGCCCACGGCGTACGACTACCAGTGGTCCGACGACAGGTGGGTATCGAGCGCGGACTATCCGTTCCATTGCGACGACGCCAGCTTGGTCGACGCCAGGCGGTCCGATTTCCTGATGCCCAACGGTGACGGAAGTTTCCGTGGGGAGCGAACTTTTACCGTCGGCGCACCCGGATGCCCCGGCGACGGCCCCGGCGTCTACTGGCTGCCGTTTACGCTGACGCCCGGCTGA
- a CDS encoding NAD(P)H-dependent flavin oxidoreductase has protein sequence MTAGAEPATNRVCELAQIDIPIIQAPMTYIAGAQLAAAVSNAGGLGIIETTSDQGRADIQRVRSLTGGSVGANIALLFNRDLTVIDLLVANGIRFVTTSAGSPSLFTDRLHDAGITVFHVVGTLAAAKKAVDAGVDGLVVEGVEGGGFKNRFGASTMVLLPLVAAHVDVPIVAAGGICDARSMAAALVLGAEAVQMGTRLLASADSPVHGNLKQAVVAADETATVLLPLDGKRMMRVIRTAAAEKLDESASFEEGGAALQRVQRLYFEGDMDASVANTGQVAGRIDDLPPAAEIIKQMWTGCREVLAATADRLRPGQPSSGGC, from the coding sequence ATGACCGCCGGGGCCGAGCCCGCAACCAATCGGGTGTGTGAACTCGCGCAGATCGACATCCCGATCATCCAGGCGCCGATGACCTACATCGCCGGCGCCCAGCTCGCCGCCGCGGTGTCCAACGCCGGCGGGTTGGGAATCATCGAGACCACCTCCGATCAGGGGCGGGCCGACATCCAGCGGGTGCGCAGCCTCACCGGTGGATCGGTGGGCGCGAACATCGCGCTGCTGTTCAACCGCGATCTGACGGTGATAGACCTGTTGGTCGCCAACGGTATTCGGTTCGTGACCACCTCGGCCGGGAGCCCCTCGCTGTTCACCGATCGGCTCCACGATGCGGGCATCACCGTGTTCCACGTGGTGGGCACCCTGGCCGCGGCCAAGAAGGCCGTCGACGCCGGCGTCGACGGGCTGGTCGTCGAGGGAGTCGAAGGCGGCGGGTTCAAGAACCGATTCGGAGCGTCGACCATGGTGCTGCTGCCACTGGTGGCCGCCCACGTGGACGTCCCGATCGTGGCGGCCGGCGGAATCTGCGACGCCCGATCGATGGCCGCCGCGCTGGTGCTCGGCGCCGAGGCGGTCCAGATGGGTACGCGGTTGCTGGCCTCGGCGGATTCGCCGGTGCACGGCAACCTCAAACAAGCCGTCGTCGCCGCCGACGAGACCGCAACGGTGCTGCTGCCACTGGACGGCAAGCGGATGATGCGCGTCATCCGCACGGCGGCCGCCGAAAAGCTGGATGAGTCAGCGTCTTTCGAGGAGGGCGGCGCGGCGCTGCAGCGGGTGCAGCGACTCTATTTCGAGGGCGACATGGACGCCAGCGTCGCCAACACCGGTCAGGTCGCCGGCCGGATCGACGACCTCCCGCCGGCCGCCGAGATCATCAAGCAAATGTGGACCGGCTGCCGCGAGGTGCTGGCCGCCACCGCGGATCGGCTCCGGCCCGGCCAGCCTAGCTCGGGTGGGTGTTGA
- a CDS encoding alpha/beta fold hydrolase yields the protein MADSVRFVDANGLRFAYLEEGSGPLVLMLHGFPDTAYSWDYLRPRIAAKGYRAVSPFMRGYDPSGIPERDPDQETLARDPLALIEALGAPDAIVIGHDWGASAAYGAAALGPDRVKKLFVIGIPHPAALKPTLRKVWGVRHFAAYKLPGAPNRFARNDFAALPAIYRRWSPTWNPDPSEFDAVRATFANPASRNAAFGYYRKLSPIPSPSLKARITVPTVVFAGLDDPVAEPSDYRGAARMFENDYVVEEVRGGHFMHREHPEEFTDRLLTHL from the coding sequence ATGGCAGATTCGGTGCGGTTCGTCGACGCGAATGGGCTCAGATTCGCCTACCTCGAGGAGGGCTCGGGGCCCCTCGTGCTGATGCTGCACGGGTTCCCCGACACCGCGTATTCCTGGGACTATCTGCGCCCGCGAATCGCCGCCAAGGGCTACCGCGCGGTCAGCCCGTTCATGCGCGGCTATGACCCCAGCGGAATCCCGGAGCGCGACCCGGATCAGGAGACGCTGGCCCGCGACCCGCTGGCGTTGATCGAGGCGCTCGGGGCGCCCGACGCCATCGTGATCGGCCACGACTGGGGCGCGTCGGCCGCCTATGGCGCGGCCGCACTCGGCCCCGATCGCGTCAAAAAGCTTTTCGTCATCGGCATTCCGCACCCGGCGGCGCTCAAACCGACGCTGCGCAAGGTCTGGGGCGTCCGGCATTTCGCGGCCTACAAGCTGCCGGGCGCGCCGAACCGCTTCGCGCGCAATGACTTCGCGGCGCTGCCCGCCATTTACCGGCGCTGGTCCCCGACGTGGAACCCCGATCCGAGCGAGTTCGACGCCGTGCGCGCGACCTTCGCGAATCCGGCGAGTCGCAACGCCGCGTTCGGCTATTACCGCAAGCTCTCCCCGATTCCGAGTCCGTCGCTGAAGGCGCGGATCACGGTGCCCACGGTTGTCTTTGCCGGACTCGATGATCCGGTCGCCGAGCCCTCGGACTACCGGGGTGCCGCGCGGATGTTCGAGAACGACTACGTCGTCGAAGAGGTTCGCGGCGGACACTTCATGCACCGAGAACATCCCGAGGAATTCACCGATCGGTTGTTGACCCACTTGTAA
- a CDS encoding hydroxyacid-oxoacid transhydrogenase: protein MACCEFPAVMQGCDGAFTVDSSRITFGRGCLAELGERAGALGMRRVALFTDASVAALPIFATARESLAAAGVDVVTYADVHVEPTDASFAEATRFAQEVRPDGYVSLGGGSVIDTCKAANLYATYPADFLAYVNAPIGAGKPVPGPLKPHIACPTTAGTGSEVTGIAIFDLLSLTVKTGIASPALRPTEALVDPDCTASLPAGVVAAAGLDVLSHALESYTARPYVRRPAPPRPSLRPMSQGANPWSDLGCTEALRVLGRNLESAVRDACDSEAREQMMWAATLAGIAFGNAGVHAPHGMAYAVAGLVRDFHPAGYPPDEPLVPHGMSVIVNAPAVFRFTAPASPRRHTEAARLLGADTRDAGPDDAGEVLATELIRIMRAVGMPNGLGGVGYTDDDIAALTEGAFPQQRLLQNAPREMSKRVLADLFGSAMRYW, encoded by the coding sequence ATGGCGTGTTGCGAATTCCCGGCTGTGATGCAGGGCTGCGACGGAGCCTTCACCGTCGACTCTTCCCGAATCACGTTCGGGCGCGGCTGTCTCGCGGAGTTGGGCGAGCGGGCCGGCGCGCTGGGTATGCGGCGGGTGGCCTTGTTCACCGATGCCAGTGTCGCGGCCCTGCCCATATTTGCGACGGCCCGCGAGTCGCTGGCCGCGGCCGGGGTGGACGTCGTCACCTACGCGGACGTGCACGTCGAACCGACGGACGCGTCGTTCGCCGAGGCGACCCGCTTCGCCCAAGAGGTGCGGCCCGACGGTTACGTCTCACTGGGTGGCGGTTCGGTCATCGACACGTGCAAGGCCGCCAATCTGTACGCCACCTATCCCGCGGACTTCCTAGCTTATGTCAACGCGCCGATCGGCGCAGGCAAACCGGTTCCCGGACCGCTCAAGCCGCACATCGCCTGCCCCACCACCGCCGGCACCGGCAGTGAGGTCACCGGAATCGCGATTTTCGACCTGCTCTCACTGACGGTGAAGACCGGAATCGCATCGCCCGCGTTGCGGCCCACCGAGGCGCTCGTCGACCCCGACTGCACCGCCAGCCTGCCCGCCGGAGTCGTCGCAGCGGCGGGCCTGGACGTGCTGTCGCACGCGTTGGAGTCCTACACCGCGCGCCCCTACGTGCGCCGGCCCGCTCCCCCACGGCCCAGCCTGCGGCCGATGAGTCAGGGCGCCAATCCGTGGAGCGACCTGGGCTGCACCGAGGCGTTGCGAGTGCTGGGCCGCAATCTGGAGTCGGCTGTTCGAGATGCCTGCGACAGTGAAGCGCGTGAACAGATGATGTGGGCCGCGACGCTGGCGGGGATCGCCTTTGGCAACGCGGGCGTGCACGCGCCGCACGGCATGGCCTACGCGGTTGCCGGGCTGGTGCGCGACTTCCACCCCGCGGGCTACCCGCCCGACGAGCCACTGGTCCCGCACGGCATGTCCGTGATCGTCAACGCGCCCGCGGTATTTCGGTTCACCGCGCCGGCCAGCCCGCGGCGGCACACCGAGGCGGCCCGGCTGCTGGGCGCCGACACCCGAGACGCCGGTCCCGACGATGCGGGTGAGGTGCTCGCGACCGAGCTCATCCGGATCATGCGCGCGGTGGGCATGCCCAATGGGCTTGGCGGGGTGGGCTACACCGACGACGACATCGCCGCCCTCACCGAGGGCGCCTTCCCCCAGCAGCGCCTGCTGCAGAACGCGCCGCGCGAGATGAGCAAGCGGGTGCTGGCCGATTTGTTCGGCTCCGCGATGCGCTATTGGTAG
- a CDS encoding aldehyde dehydrogenase family protein gives MTLQAVLDDLSKRPGSGEVIPIINPATEETITEFTDCGPEAVDEAASRAKASFESGVWSDLPGRERAKVLWRIADLIDEHADEFAQLDSLNTGMPLMQATLQMSTCSEFFRYYAGWCSKINGVAYDVKTDGIATDTFVNMHAYTLKEPYGVVGLIFPWNGPIFNASAKLAPALAAGSSLLVKPAEETPLSAVLLDRLIHEAGVPEGVVNLLTGYGHTAGAAITAHPDVEKVAFTGSTEVGKEIVRASADNLKKVTLELGGKSPVLIFDDADMSKALLMASLGIFVHSGQGCVCGSRIFAQRGVYDQVVEGISMMANTFKLGAPSEEGCVSGPLISQKQLTRVMGFIDEGRSDGVEVVTGGYRLDRKGYFVHPTVLTNVDTGMRLYQQEIFGPVVTILPFDDEDEAVALANNTTYGLAATAWTQNVSRAHRMLKRLHAGSVQVNCQLVFDHDVPFGGHKQSGWGHEFGKEGLDIYLKTKSAWIQL, from the coding sequence ATGACTCTGCAGGCAGTACTGGACGACCTCAGCAAGCGCCCCGGATCGGGTGAGGTCATTCCGATCATCAACCCCGCGACCGAAGAGACGATCACCGAATTCACCGACTGCGGTCCGGAGGCCGTCGACGAGGCTGCCTCCCGGGCGAAGGCCTCCTTCGAATCGGGTGTCTGGTCCGACCTACCCGGACGCGAGCGGGCCAAGGTCTTGTGGCGGATCGCGGACCTCATCGACGAGCACGCCGACGAGTTCGCCCAACTCGACTCGCTCAACACCGGCATGCCGTTGATGCAGGCAACGCTGCAGATGTCGACCTGTTCGGAGTTCTTCCGCTACTACGCGGGTTGGTGTTCGAAGATCAACGGCGTCGCGTACGACGTGAAGACCGACGGCATCGCGACCGACACGTTCGTCAACATGCACGCGTACACGCTCAAGGAGCCGTACGGCGTGGTGGGGCTGATCTTCCCGTGGAACGGCCCGATCTTCAACGCGAGCGCGAAGCTTGCGCCGGCGCTGGCCGCGGGCAGCAGCCTGCTCGTCAAGCCCGCCGAGGAGACACCGCTGTCGGCAGTGCTGTTGGACCGGCTGATCCACGAGGCCGGCGTCCCCGAGGGCGTCGTCAACCTGCTGACCGGCTACGGCCACACCGCGGGAGCCGCGATCACCGCGCATCCCGATGTCGAAAAGGTCGCCTTCACCGGGTCGACTGAGGTCGGCAAGGAGATCGTGCGCGCCTCGGCCGACAATCTGAAGAAGGTCACGCTCGAACTCGGGGGTAAGTCACCGGTGCTGATCTTCGACGACGCCGACATGAGCAAGGCCCTGCTGATGGCGTCGCTGGGCATCTTCGTGCACTCCGGCCAGGGCTGCGTCTGCGGATCGCGGATCTTCGCTCAGCGCGGCGTGTACGACCAGGTCGTCGAGGGCATCTCGATGATGGCGAACACCTTCAAGCTGGGCGCTCCCAGCGAGGAAGGCTGCGTCAGCGGCCCGCTGATCAGCCAGAAGCAGTTGACCCGGGTGATGGGCTTCATCGACGAAGGCCGCAGCGACGGCGTCGAGGTGGTCACCGGCGGCTACCGGCTGGACCGCAAGGGCTACTTCGTGCACCCGACGGTGCTCACCAACGTCGACACGGGCATGCGGCTCTACCAGCAGGAGATCTTCGGGCCCGTGGTCACCATTCTGCCGTTCGACGACGAAGACGAGGCCGTGGCGCTGGCCAACAACACCACCTACGGCCTGGCGGCGACCGCGTGGACGCAGAACGTCAGCCGGGCCCACCGGATGCTCAAGCGGCTGCACGCCGGCAGCGTCCAGGTGAACTGCCAGTTGGTCTTCGACCACGACGTGCCGTTCGGCGGCCACAAGCAGTCGGGTTGGGGACACGAGTTCGGCAAAGAGGGCCTCGACATCTACCTGAAGACGAAGTCGGCCTGGATCCAGCTGTAA
- a CDS encoding PE domain-containing protein, producing the protein MTSMSHDPAVALIGGQLTAMGAAAVASGAAAAPAVTALMPAGAEEVSMQAAMAFAAEAGKALAAHAAAHQEISRTGAALVNITRMYAQTDATAAGALQTNAARSTAVGFESAGAPMSRSLASPAPATRLLRAEAVPGAAGTPARTPALANLLETAAVAPTPAAAAGTASMPAAMNAASTLLSAGSAPLSTLSSLGSSLGSVGQGGLGGATAGGASAGGAAASAAGASGAAAGGAGPALASSLTDDDGSPDTKDADGKQTGGELV; encoded by the coding sequence ATGACATCCATGTCGCACGACCCGGCCGTTGCGCTCATCGGCGGGCAGCTGACGGCAATGGGAGCCGCCGCCGTCGCATCCGGTGCCGCGGCGGCGCCGGCGGTGACCGCGCTGATGCCCGCGGGCGCCGAGGAGGTCTCGATGCAGGCGGCAATGGCATTCGCCGCCGAGGCCGGCAAGGCACTGGCCGCACACGCCGCGGCCCACCAAGAGATTTCGCGCACGGGCGCGGCGCTGGTGAACATCACCCGGATGTATGCCCAGACCGACGCGACGGCGGCGGGCGCCTTGCAAACCAACGCGGCGCGCAGCACCGCCGTCGGATTCGAAAGCGCCGGTGCGCCCATGTCGAGGTCGCTGGCCAGTCCGGCGCCGGCCACCCGGCTGCTGCGCGCCGAAGCGGTGCCCGGCGCGGCCGGGACGCCGGCCCGTACCCCGGCGCTGGCCAATCTGCTGGAAACGGCGGCCGTCGCGCCGACCCCCGCAGCCGCGGCCGGGACGGCCTCGATGCCCGCGGCCATGAACGCGGCGTCGACCCTGCTCAGCGCCGGCAGCGCGCCGCTGAGCACGCTGAGTTCGCTGGGCTCGTCGCTGGGATCCGTCGGCCAGGGCGGCCTGGGCGGCGCGACCGCGGGCGGCGCATCGGCAGGCGGGGCGGCCGCCAGTGCGGCGGGCGCGAGCGGAGCCGCCGCGGGCGGGGCCGGCCCGGCGCTGGCGTCCTCGCTGACCGACGACGACGGCAGCCCCGACACCAAGGACGCCGACGGCAAGCAAACGGGCGGGGAGCTGGTCTAA
- a CDS encoding NAD-dependent epimerase/dehydratase family protein, protein MRGSKILITGPTGQVATPVAKALATDNEVWGIARFTNPAVRDDLEKAGVRCQTVNLAAGDFAGLPNDFDYVLNLAVAKSGHWDKDLAANAESVGLLMAHCRSAKAFVHCSSGAVYDPPDDEIRTEDAALGDNHKPLFPTYSISKIAGEVVARTMARALDIPTTIARLNVPYGDNGGWPFYHMEMVLGSIPIPVPPGGPARYNPIHEDDIIATIPKLFEVASVPATTLNWCGEQTVSLQEWCTFLGSLVGKEPVFEESEQALRGNPTDASRMRELVGAATVDWHDGMRRMASKFHPELVGA, encoded by the coding sequence ATGCGCGGCTCAAAGATCCTGATCACCGGTCCGACCGGACAAGTTGCCACCCCCGTCGCCAAGGCGCTGGCAACCGACAACGAAGTGTGGGGCATCGCCCGATTCACCAATCCCGCGGTCCGCGACGACCTGGAGAAGGCGGGCGTGCGGTGCCAGACGGTCAACCTGGCCGCCGGCGACTTCGCCGGTCTGCCAAACGACTTCGACTACGTCCTCAATCTCGCGGTGGCCAAGAGCGGGCACTGGGACAAGGATCTGGCGGCCAACGCCGAATCCGTCGGACTCCTGATGGCCCATTGCCGTAGCGCAAAAGCGTTCGTGCACTGCTCATCTGGGGCCGTCTACGACCCGCCGGACGACGAAATCCGGACCGAGGACGCCGCGTTGGGCGATAACCACAAGCCGTTGTTCCCCACCTATTCCATCTCGAAAATCGCCGGCGAGGTGGTCGCCCGGACGATGGCGCGTGCCCTGGATATACCGACGACCATCGCCCGCCTCAACGTTCCGTACGGCGACAACGGCGGCTGGCCGTTCTACCACATGGAGATGGTGCTGGGCAGTATCCCGATTCCGGTGCCGCCCGGCGGCCCGGCCCGCTACAACCCGATCCACGAGGACGACATCATCGCCACCATCCCGAAGCTGTTCGAGGTGGCGTCGGTCCCGGCGACCACCCTGAACTGGTGCGGGGAGCAGACCGTCAGCCTGCAGGAGTGGTGCACCTTCCTGGGATCACTGGTCGGCAAGGAGCCGGTGTTCGAGGAGAGCGAGCAGGCGCTGCGCGGCAACCCCACCGACGCAAGCCGGATGCGCGAGCTCGTCGGCGCCGCGACGGTCGACTGGCACGACGGCATGCGCCGGATGGCGTCCAAGTTCCACCCCGAGCTGGTCGGCGCCTAA
- a CDS encoding DUF4333 domain-containing protein, translating into MMRIAQVAAAAAAVSLMSGVGAGCSSKSTVKPDGAAQSVVDVVAKQTGFHPNDVHCPDGVEAKVGVQFDCHFTGPEGKEYTANMKITKVNGEQVDFAVNTHPS; encoded by the coding sequence ATGATGCGTATCGCCCAGGTTGCCGCGGCGGCCGCAGCCGTCAGCCTGATGAGTGGGGTGGGCGCCGGTTGCAGCAGCAAGTCGACCGTCAAGCCCGACGGTGCGGCGCAATCGGTGGTCGACGTCGTCGCCAAGCAGACCGGTTTTCATCCCAACGATGTGCATTGCCCCGACGGCGTCGAGGCCAAGGTCGGTGTGCAGTTCGACTGTCACTTCACCGGCCCGGAGGGCAAGGAGTACACCGCGAACATGAAGATCACCAAGGTCAACGGCGAACAAGTCGACTTCGCCGTCAACACCCACCCGAGCTAG
- a CDS encoding NYN domain-containing protein, with protein MRWIVDGMNVIGSRPDGWWRDRERAMVALVDKLDEWACAQGETVTVVFERPPKTAITSTVIEIAHAPKPAANSGDDEIVRLVRADARPNEIRVVTSDRALTHRLRGLGASVFASERFRDLVDPRDHR; from the coding sequence GTGCGGTGGATCGTCGACGGGATGAATGTGATCGGCAGTCGCCCGGACGGTTGGTGGCGCGACCGCGAGCGCGCCATGGTCGCTTTGGTAGACAAGTTAGATGAATGGGCCTGCGCGCAAGGAGAGACGGTGACAGTGGTGTTCGAACGGCCGCCCAAGACCGCGATCACATCGACGGTGATCGAGATCGCGCATGCGCCCAAACCCGCCGCAAACTCGGGTGACGACGAGATCGTCCGCCTGGTTCGAGCCGACGCCCGTCCCAACGAAATCCGGGTGGTGACATCCGACCGGGCGCTGACTCACCGGCTGCGCGGTCTGGGCGCATCCGTTTTCGCGTCGGAGCGATTCCGCGACCTCGTCGATCCGCGGGACCACCGATGA
- a CDS encoding acyl-CoA dehydrogenase family protein yields the protein MTSLADTSDRVVSLARGMRDLVAEQAAESERIRTLSAPIVDEMWASGLMPSFNPAAAGGLEPSFTEMIETWIEMAWQDGSFGWVGIANLPSSFAAAAYLPDEGFAEVFTAHDNRVTMGGQFFPNGQGTVVDGGYLLNGAWSFGSGIGHSEYVAAGFLPVDNGEMRWISEGLPEMHVAVLPREQISFNDGWHVQGLKGTGSYDYSVTDVFVPQSRTFELFARAPHRGTSPATRMGLMPVTAAGHASWALGVAKSMLDDVQELAATKFRMSDMAALASRPTFQKGLAHHRAAWRAARLLVLDAFTTAEAAVAAGEDLTPGLRADMRVAAVYATDTARSCAEWAHLVAGTSSIREGTRLERAFRDIYTGTQHAFISEKVAIDAAQIWLGIIDDQPGL from the coding sequence ATGACGTCGTTAGCCGATACGAGCGACCGTGTGGTCTCGCTGGCACGCGGCATGCGCGACCTCGTGGCCGAGCAGGCCGCGGAGTCCGAGCGGATCCGCACGCTTTCCGCGCCGATCGTGGACGAGATGTGGGCCAGCGGGCTGATGCCGTCGTTCAACCCCGCAGCGGCCGGCGGTCTCGAACCGTCGTTCACCGAGATGATCGAGACCTGGATCGAAATGGCTTGGCAGGACGGATCATTCGGGTGGGTCGGCATCGCGAACCTGCCGTCGTCGTTCGCCGCGGCGGCCTATCTGCCCGACGAGGGTTTCGCCGAGGTGTTCACCGCTCACGACAACCGCGTGACGATGGGCGGCCAGTTCTTTCCCAACGGCCAGGGCACCGTCGTCGACGGCGGCTATCTGCTGAACGGAGCGTGGAGTTTCGGTTCCGGCATCGGCCACTCCGAATACGTCGCGGCCGGATTTCTGCCGGTGGACAACGGCGAGATGCGCTGGATCAGCGAAGGCCTGCCCGAGATGCACGTGGCCGTATTGCCGCGAGAGCAGATCAGCTTCAACGACGGCTGGCATGTCCAGGGACTCAAGGGAACCGGCTCCTACGACTACAGCGTCACCGACGTGTTCGTCCCACAGAGCCGCACCTTCGAACTGTTCGCCCGCGCGCCACATCGCGGGACGTCGCCGGCCACCCGGATGGGCCTGATGCCGGTCACCGCCGCCGGGCACGCGTCGTGGGCGTTGGGCGTGGCCAAGAGCATGCTCGACGACGTGCAGGAGCTTGCCGCCACGAAATTCCGGATGAGCGACATGGCCGCACTGGCCAGCCGCCCCACGTTCCAGAAGGGTCTGGCGCACCATCGCGCGGCCTGGCGCGCCGCGCGTCTTCTGGTGCTGGACGCCTTCACCACCGCCGAGGCCGCGGTCGCCGCGGGCGAAGATCTGACGCCTGGCCTGCGCGCGGATATGCGGGTGGCCGCCGTCTACGCCACCGATACGGCCCGAAGCTGTGCCGAATGGGCGCACCTGGTCGCCGGGACCAGCTCGATCCGTGAGGGCACCCGCCTCGAGCGCGCGTTCCGCGACATCTACACCGGAACCCAGCACGCCTTCATCAGCGAGAAAGTGGCCATCGACGCCGCGCAGATCTGGCTGGGCATCATCGACGACCAACCCGGGTTGTAA
- a CDS encoding CAP domain-containing protein, giving the protein MRYRSLALGALFCTATGAVCPAPAAQADNKRLNDGVVANVFTVQHQAGCTNDVKINPQLQLAAQRHTLDVLNNRNLNDDIGSDGSTPQDRANAAGFHGRVAETVAINPAVAISGVEVMNQWYYNPGYFAIMSDCTNSQIGVWSENARDRTVVVAVYGQSDRPAAAPARAVPPPAVALQENVPLDPSPDYDASDEVEYGINWLPWILRGVYPPPGIPPQ; this is encoded by the coding sequence ATGCGGTATCGATCACTGGCGCTGGGCGCATTGTTCTGCACGGCTACCGGTGCCGTATGTCCTGCGCCCGCCGCACAGGCCGACAACAAGCGGCTCAACGACGGCGTGGTTGCCAACGTGTTCACCGTGCAGCACCAAGCCGGCTGCACCAACGACGTCAAGATCAACCCGCAGCTGCAACTGGCCGCCCAACGGCACACCCTCGACGTGCTGAACAATCGAAACCTCAACGACGACATCGGCTCTGACGGGTCCACCCCGCAAGACCGCGCGAACGCCGCCGGCTTCCACGGGCGGGTGGCAGAGACCGTCGCGATCAATCCCGCCGTCGCGATCAGCGGCGTCGAGGTGATGAATCAGTGGTATTACAACCCCGGATATTTCGCGATCATGTCCGACTGCACCAACAGCCAGATCGGGGTGTGGTCGGAGAATGCCCGGGATCGCACCGTGGTGGTCGCCGTATACGGCCAATCCGATCGGCCTGCCGCCGCACCGGCAAGGGCGGTGCCGCCGCCGGCGGTGGCTCTGCAGGAGAACGTCCCCCTCGATCCCAGCCCCGACTACGACGCGAGCGACGAGGTCGAGTACGGCATCAACTGGCTCCCGTGGATCCTGCGCGGCGTCTATCCACCGCCCGGGATTCCGCCTCAGTAG